Proteins encoded in a region of the Vicia villosa cultivar HV-30 ecotype Madison, WI linkage group LG5, Vvil1.0, whole genome shotgun sequence genome:
- the LOC131602775 gene encoding calcium/calmodulin-regulated receptor-like kinase 1, translating to MDRDLLLLIIGICIGFVIGAGLGFLILVLFMCGRKCVEEEKSSPQRTEAVTGHVKRVDSNISLSDSNAALESPRTSEWSNANFWLEGLRRKNSISACGIPKYSYKDIEKATSNFTTIIGHGAFGSVYKAQMPTGETVAVKVLGANSRQGEQEFLTEVLLLGRLHHKNLVALVGYAAERGQHMLLYIYMSNGSLASHLYGKDHEPLSWDLRLSIALDVARVLEYLHYGADPPIVHRDIKSSNILLDQFMKAKVTDFGLSRPEMIKPRTSNIRGTFGYLDPEYVSTSTFTKKSDVYSFGVLLFELITGRNPQQGLMEYVKLAAMENEGKIGWEEIVDPQLNRNYDVNKLNDMASLALKCVSGVSKTRPSMRNAVQALSKLYKKSRRNPSRASSITLSEVSVEVEQPGTRDFSSIEGSQELRRLHSR from the exons ATGGACAGGGATCTATTGTTATTGATAATAGGAATATGTATAGGCTTCGTAATTGGAGCTGGTTTGGGATTTTTAATTTTAGTCCTCTTCATGTGTGGAAGGAAGTGTGTAGAGGAGGAAAAGAGCAGTCCTCAGAGAACTGAGGCCGTTACCGGTCATGTCAAAAGGGTTGATTCCAACATATCATTATCAGACTCCAATGCAGCTTTGGAGTCACCAAGAACATCGGAATGGAGTAACGCAAATTTTTGGTTAGAAGGACTTAGGAGGAAGAATTCAATCTCAGCATGTGGAATTCCCAAGTATTCTTACAA AGATATAGAAAAGGCTACTTCTAATTTCACAACAATCATAGGCCATGGAGCATTTGGTTCTGTTTACAAAGCACAAATGCCTACAGGTGAGACGGTTGCAGTTAAAGTTCTTGGTGCTAATTCAAGACAAGGAGAACAAGAATTTTTAACTGAG GTTCTATTACTTGGAAGATTACATCACAAAAACCTTGTGGCTTTGGTGGGATATGCTGCAGAAAGAGGACAACATATGCTCCTTTACATTTACATGAGCAATGGCAGTCTTGCTTCTCATTTATATG GAAAAGATCACGAGCCATTAAGCTGGGATCTGAGACTTAGCATAGCACTAGATGTTGCAAGGGTGCTGGAATATCTACATTATGGG GCCGATCCACCTATTGTGCACCGTGACATCAAGTCTTCCAACATTCTATTGGATCAGTTTATGAAAGCCAAG GTCACTGACTTTGGGCTTTCCAGACCAGAGATGATTAAACCGCGTACATCCAATATCAGAGGAACTTTTGGATATCTTGATCCTGAGTATGTATCTACTAGTACCTTCACTAAGAAAAGCGATGTTTATAGCTTTGGTGTGCTACTTTTCGAGCTTATTACTGGAAGGAATCCACAGCAGGGTCTCATGGAATACGTAAAATTA GCTGCCATGGAAAATGAGGGCAAGATTGGATGGGAAGAAATTGTGGATCCGCAACTGAACAGAAACTATGATGTCAACAAGCTTAATGATATGGCTTCACTTGCATTAAAATGTGTTAGTGGAGTTTCCAAAACTAGACCTTCAATGAGGAACGCTGTTCAAGCATTATCTAAGCTTTATAAGAAGTCTAGAAGAAATCCTAGCCGGGCATCTTCTATTACATTAAGCGAAGTGTCTGTCGAAGTGGAACAGCCAGGAACTCGTGACTTTTCATCTATTGAGGGTTCACAGGAGCTGCGCAGATTGCACAGCCGATAA
- the LOC131602777 gene encoding anthocyanidin reductase ((2S)-flavan-3-ol-forming), whose amino-acid sequence MASIKEMGKKKACVIGGTGFVASILIKQLLEKGYAVNTTVRDPDNTKKISHLEALRSSGELNLFKAELTVEEDFDAPIAGCELVFQLATPVNFASQDPENDMIKPAIKGVLNVLKACAKAKEVKRVILTSSAAAVTINELKGEDHVMDETNWSDVEFLNAAKPPTWGYPASKVLAEKAAWKFAEENDIDLITVIPTLTIGPYLTQDMPSSVGLAMSLITGNDFLVNALKGMQFLSGSISITHVEDICRAHIFVAEKESASGRYICCAHNTSVPELAKFLSKRYPQYKVPTEFEDCPSKAKLIISSEKLIKEGFSFKYGIGETFDQTVEYLKTKGVLKK is encoded by the exons ATGGCTAGTATCAAAGAAATGGGAAAGAAGAAAGCATGTGTGATTGGTGGCACAGGTTTTGTGGCATCTATTTTGATCAAACAGTTGCTTGAAAAGGGTTATGCTGTTAATACTACTGTTAGAGATCCAG ATAATACTAAGAAAATATCACACCTCGAGGCACTGCGGAGTTCGGGGGAACTGAATCTGTTTAAGGCAGAATTAACAGTTGAAGAAGATTTTGATGCTCCTATAGCAGGATGTGAACTTGTTTTTCAACTTGCTACACCTGTGAACTTTGCTTCTCAAGATCCTGAG AATGACATGATAAAGCCAGCGATCAAAGGTGTGTTGAATGTGTTGAAAGCATGCGCGAAAGCAAAAGAAGTGAAAAGAGTTATCTTAACATCTTCGGCTGCTGCTGTGACTATAAATGAACTCAAAGGGGAAGATCATGTCATGGATGAAACTAACTGGTCTGATGTTGAGTTTCTGAATGCGGCGAAGCCACCTACTTGG GGTTATCCTGCGTCCAAAGTGCTAGCTGAAAAGGCTGCATGGAAATTTGCTGAAGAAAATGACATTGATCTAATCACTGTGATACCTACATTAACAATTGGTCCTTATCTCACCCAAGATATGCCATCTAGTGTTGGCTTGGCAATGTCGCTTATAACAG GCAATGATTTCCTCGTAAATGCTTTGAAAGGAATGCAGTTTCTGTCAGGTTCAATATCCATTACTCATGTCGAGGATATTTGCCGAGCTCATATATTTGTGGCAGAGAAAGAATCGGCTTCTGGTAGATACATTTGCTGTGCTCACAATACCAGTGTTCCCGAGCTTGCAAAGTTTCTCAGCAAACGTTACCCTCAGTATAAAGTTCCAACTGA GTTTGAAGATTGCCCTAGCAAGGCAAAGTTGATAATCTCTTCTGAAAAGCTTATCAAAGAAGGGTTCAGTTTCAAGTATGGTATCGGTGAAACTTTTGACCAGACTGTGGAGTATTTGAAAACTAAGGGGGTCTTGAAGAAGTAA
- the LOC131602778 gene encoding uncharacterized protein LOC131602778 produces the protein MSLEKEASSSKEKRRLSCTAHFDALWFCYSPVHQMQQYYRLGVLDNCSGKWKAMVDCLMLKTKPNSQVEEILEAQEKSKPHIWNFRTRYEASQYWQKRYGHLDRPE, from the exons ATGTCGTTAGAGAAGGaagcttcaagctccaaagaGAAACGCAGACTATCGTGCACTGCTCACTTTGATGCCCTCTGGTTCTGCTACT CCCCAGTTCATCAAATGCAGCAGTATTACAGGCTTGGTGTTCTTGATAATTGTTCTGGTAAATGGAAAGCAATGGTTGACTGCTTAATGCTCAAGACCAAACCCAATTCTCAAGTCGAG GAAATCCTCGAAGCTCAAGAGAAATCAAAGCCACACATCTGGAATTTCAGAACACGATATGAAGCTTCACAATACTGGCAAAAACGATATGGTCATTTAGATAGGCCTGAATGA
- the LOC131607548 gene encoding protein HEAT-STRESS-ASSOCIATED 32 isoform X2: MSAYGWKSFEENEDRPSKPRRYGVTEMRSPHYTLFNHNVLQDIFESMGEYVDGLKFSGGSDSLMPKDFIKQVIDTAHQHDVYVSTGDWAEHMIHKGPSGFKDYVEECKKLGFDTIELNVGSLGVPEETLLRFVRLVKTGGMKAKPHFEVKFNESQIPRGGDRAYGAYVPPLQCRSFELVEDVDLLIRRAERCLEAGADMIMIDADDVSKHAGNIRADVIAKIIGRLGLEKTMFEASNQNASEWFIKQYGPKVNLFIDHSHLVDVECIRGRNLD; encoded by the exons ATGTCAGCATACGGATGGAAAAGCTTCGAGGAGAACGAGGATCGCCCCTCCAAGCCTCGCCGCTACGGCGTCACCGAGATGCGAAGCCCTCATTACACTCTCTTCAACCATAATGTTCTTCAG GATATTTTTGAATCTATGGGAGAGTATGTTGATGGTTTGAAATTTTCTGGAGGTTCTGATAGTTTGATGCCGAAAGATTTTATCAAACAAGTCATTGATACGGCTCATCAGCATGATGTGTATGTTAGCACGGGAGATTGGGCTGAACATATGATTCATAAAGGTCCATCCGGATTCAAAGACTATGTAGAG GAATGCAAGAAGTTGGGATTTGATACAATTGAGTTGAATGTGGGTTCTCTTGGGGTTCCGGAAGAAACTCTGTTAAGATTTGTTCGCTTGGTCAAAACTGGTGGCATGAAAGCTAAGCCTCATTTTGAAGTTAAGTTTAATGAGTCTCAAATTCCTCGAGGTGGTGATAGAGCGTATGGGGCGTATGTTCCTCCTCTGCAATGTAGATCATTTG AGTTAGTAGAAGATGTGGATCTCTTGATTAGGAGAGCTGAGAGGTGTCTAGAAGCGGGTGCTGACATGATAATGATTGATGCTGATGATGTCTCCAAACATGCTGGTAATATACGTGCGGATGTTATTGCAAAGATCATAGGCCGCCTTGGTCTTGAGAAGACTATGTTTGAAGCATCAAATCAAAATGCATCCGAATGGTTTATCAAGCAATATGGGCCAAAG GTGAACCTTTTCATCGACCACTCGCACTTGGTTGATGTGGAGTGCATCCGGGGACGCAACTTGG ATTGA
- the LOC131607548 gene encoding protein HEAT-STRESS-ASSOCIATED 32 isoform X1 → MSAYGWKSFEENEDRPSKPRRYGVTEMRSPHYTLFNHNVLQDIFESMGEYVDGLKFSGGSDSLMPKDFIKQVIDTAHQHDVYVSTGDWAEHMIHKGPSGFKDYVEECKKLGFDTIELNVGSLGVPEETLLRFVRLVKTGGMKAKPHFEVKFNESQIPRGGDRAYGAYVPPLQCRSFELVEDVDLLIRRAERCLEAGADMIMIDADDVSKHAGNIRADVIAKIIGRLGLEKTMFEASNQNASEWFIKQYGPKVNLFIDHSHLVDVECIRGRNLGRNHASVLSSSYFLF, encoded by the exons ATGTCAGCATACGGATGGAAAAGCTTCGAGGAGAACGAGGATCGCCCCTCCAAGCCTCGCCGCTACGGCGTCACCGAGATGCGAAGCCCTCATTACACTCTCTTCAACCATAATGTTCTTCAG GATATTTTTGAATCTATGGGAGAGTATGTTGATGGTTTGAAATTTTCTGGAGGTTCTGATAGTTTGATGCCGAAAGATTTTATCAAACAAGTCATTGATACGGCTCATCAGCATGATGTGTATGTTAGCACGGGAGATTGGGCTGAACATATGATTCATAAAGGTCCATCCGGATTCAAAGACTATGTAGAG GAATGCAAGAAGTTGGGATTTGATACAATTGAGTTGAATGTGGGTTCTCTTGGGGTTCCGGAAGAAACTCTGTTAAGATTTGTTCGCTTGGTCAAAACTGGTGGCATGAAAGCTAAGCCTCATTTTGAAGTTAAGTTTAATGAGTCTCAAATTCCTCGAGGTGGTGATAGAGCGTATGGGGCGTATGTTCCTCCTCTGCAATGTAGATCATTTG AGTTAGTAGAAGATGTGGATCTCTTGATTAGGAGAGCTGAGAGGTGTCTAGAAGCGGGTGCTGACATGATAATGATTGATGCTGATGATGTCTCCAAACATGCTGGTAATATACGTGCGGATGTTATTGCAAAGATCATAGGCCGCCTTGGTCTTGAGAAGACTATGTTTGAAGCATCAAATCAAAATGCATCCGAATGGTTTATCAAGCAATATGGGCCAAAG GTGAACCTTTTCATCGACCACTCGCACTTGGTTGATGTGGAGTGCATCCGGGGACGCAACTTGGGTAGAAATCATGCTTCTGTTCTCAGTTCTTCATATTTCCTGTTCTAA
- the LOC131607550 gene encoding protein DESIGUAL 2 has protein sequence MVRNYGFLVCIVVIVMDVIAGILGIQAEISQNKVKDLKMWVLVCRDPSYQAFKLGLSASILLALAHAIAHFLGGCICTKSIEEYKRATSNRQLAMAFLILSWIVLGAAFSMLIIGTLANSRSRESCGISNHRFLSIGGVLCFIHGLFTVAYYVSATTTRREECN, from the exons ATGGTTAGAAACTATGGTTTCCTTGTCTGCATTGTTGTCATTGTCATGGATGTTATTGCTGGCATACTTGGAATTCAAGCTGAAATATCTCAAAACAAG GTGAAGGATTTGAAGATGTGGGTGCTTGTTTGTAGGGATCCAAGCTATCAAGCTTTCAAGCTAGGACTTAGTGCTTCAATTCTATTGGCCTTGGCTCATGCAATTGCTCACTTCCTTGGTGGTTGCATTTGCACAAAGTCTATAGAAGAATACAAAAGAGCCACATCCAATAGACAATTAGCAATGGCTTTCCTCATTCTCTCATG GATAGTATTAGGAGCTGCATTCTCCATGCTGATTATAGGCACATTAGCCAActcaagatcaagagaatcgtgTGGGATATCAAATCATCGGTTTTTATCCATTGGAGGGGTTTTATGTTTCATTCACGGATTGTTTACTGTTGCATATTACgtttcagcaacaacaacaagaagaGAAGAGTGCAACTGA